The window CAGAAGCCaagtttttcttaaataaaggCAAAAAAGGGTGACTTACCTAAAAATTTCCTTACCTGACTGTCATTATGTTGAGTAACAAGTTTGCATAAGAACTACAGTGTACCCTCTAGAGCTAGTTCATTCATTCAAAATGCCCAGAAGAAGACTTTATCAAATCATCTCAAGCCTCACAGTCAAAGAAAATAAACCGACCGTAAgcacaatttaaaaatcaagatattctagtttttctattgATACTGGGTATCTTTTTATTATACTTTTCAGTTGAGTCTGCCTTTCCGATTTTTTCCATAATATGGAAGCATCTGTAGTGTTGAGGTTGTTTAGAACAGCAGGGGAGAAGCAAAAGTGATTTCCTGGAAATTTATCTGGTGAAATTAACACTAAATGGCATTTCAGGACATGCCGGAGGCAAGGAAAGAGTAGAACAACCCATCCATGAGTTTGCTGAGAAAGGTGATAAGACAGATTCCAATGGTGCTGAATGCATCATTTTCTATGGACCTAGGGGATAACATAGAAATCAAGCACTAATTACAGCTGCCACAATGCTTTACACAAAACACAGTGCCAATGAAGCAGGGGCTAAGCAGTGTAATTAAAGTACTCGATCTGCAAATCAGATTAGCTTTCTTTAAGTATAGTGCAGAATACTGCAACCACACTACAGAAAAGCTAATTATATGCTTACAAATCTGGTTTCTGTCCTTCCTGTAGTTCATGTCGAGGCACAGGATGAAGCGCTTCATATTGTCTCTCTTCTCCTGAACCATGAATTGCAAATGCATTGAACTTGTTCATGCATGGTGGAAAATAATTCCACGGAAGATGAGCTTTGCCCTCCCATTTGGTTTTCATTCTTGTCACCTCAAACTCTAAAGGAAGTTCTTCCtgttaaaagaggaaaaaaaaaaaaaaaggtaccatCATCTTCCAATCAGGCAACAGGTACCTACAAACAATTAGGTTTTCTGTACGTTATGAACATATGTGACCACTTACTCTCCATACTCTTCTTTtgccagaaagcagcagcaacaagTGTTGTCCatggctgtaaaaaaaaatcagagcacaATTTTGTTAAAATGATACCAAGGTATTAGTGTACTGTTCTGCCACAAATATGTACATTCGCCATATTACAACAATTTCTATTCCCAGTCTTCCTCATACATATATCTTACAAGAAACTGGAAATGcaaattaacatttttcagaGTGCTGTACTTACGGACAAAGTTCAACTTCTAAATACTGTTCCGTTCTGTCACTCAGGAAAAATGCttctacaactgaaaaaaaaggctGTCAGTCTTTTATGTTCACTATTTTGTAATATGACGAGACCTTCAGATCCCActaaaacaattttgttttcatgatTTCTGTCCTGTGCCATGCCAGAGCTTGACTAGCTGTGTACATGCTACTGACAGCTTCCTAGCTATTCAAATGCTGTGCCATAATTGTAACTTCAAGAGCTCTTATTTTTAATGCCTATCATCATAAAGAGCTTTATAAAGCACTGGACTAATTTACCTATTCTAGCTTTGGAAACATCTTGATGCAGCAGTAAAATATGGCAAGTCTACTAATGTTAGCTGTCCATGGAGTAAGAAAAGCATCAGCAGACAGCTATTTCACCTGGAGTGCTTGCCGGGAACAAAGCTGACCAAGATAGAGTGATCCTAGTCAATCATACTCACAGCAGGCACTCCAGGTAGAGCACTTAAGTGCAGAAGTCTTGTGTTTGCTGGTAGCCTGAGGACTCAGAGCACcagagaccagaaaaaaaaccaaccaaacaaaaaaaggaacaacACTTATGGCAGAGCACACCCCCCAAAACTAAAACTACTAAATCCCAAAAATAGTAGGGAAGTGTTTAGCTCTTAAATGTTATTTCCCTGTGGATGGCTGATACTTTGGACAGGGATTGCGGTACCAGGTGTACCTTAAAGCCATGTGTAACTGTTGAATCACCTTTCAGGAACACAAAGTAGAACTATAATGGTGTTTCTCACAGCAATTACATTAGAAAGCTTTAGTTAGAATTATGATTAGATATGACTGGTGACTTTATTTTTACATAACCCTATTTAGTATAACAATATCAAAGAGGTGCTAACATTGTTATGTAGAGCTTTAATCAGAATAGTTCAATAATCAGAAAGTAGAGAACTGCTGGAAACATTAAATTCTTGCGTTATTCAAAGCAATGGGCAAAAGTGACAGTATTGACAGGAAAACAGTATTACTACAAGAATATTCCCTGTTCCATTTGGGTACAATTTTGAATCATATTTTATGAGCTGCTATTTCTTTGTTTCACACCTTCCTAGTCCCCAAACAGACTTTACAAAAGTGATTAAAATAGACATATACTTTAGCTATAGCTCTAATTCTTAAAGCAAAAGTAGACCTTATCTGTAGGATTTCACTTCTATTTACCTACTGCAAATGCGTTTATAGATATATGccccaaaattattttgatatttaaatatGTCTAGACTCTGTTATTCCACAAGTAATATCAGTAACCCACAAACTAAATTTGAGTGCCTACAGTATTGACAGGATCAGGAAGAGTCAATCTCACCATTCTTGAAATCAATCCAGTTCACTGGACTCCATTTCTTTATGGTCACCACATGATATAACGTATTTGCTTCTTTTCCCAGTCATTTGTATCATTGCACTACTAGAAAACAATCACTCACCTTACGGTCAGCAGTACTAGGCTTGAAAATCAATTCATCACCTCAAAAAAGAGCATCACTCTTGAGACAGTTTGGGGCAGTTTTCAGATTAATATAGCACGATGCTTCTAGTTACTTAAGGAGCTGTTTAAAGGTAAGGACGTAATTACAGCTAAATTCTTTCCCAAACTGCTCAGGATATAtgagaaaatgaattttttattttacatttcagatcTGATCTTTAAAAGCAGTACTGTGACCAAAGAAACCAAATTAGATGTCATACACTCACAATCGTTAtatcaatttgaaaaaaataaccaTCACAGACTCTTAAACAAAGACCAGGCATATTAACTATCAGTGCCTACACAAATCAGATATATTGGCATCAGAACAGTTACACTTACCCTCATAGTCCCACAGTCTACTAAAAGGTTTCCCTGGCTCTCCAAGGGGTGCTGGAGGGTCATTGAAGAAGGGAGCATTAACTTCCATTAGCAGTCCTGCCTTGTCCGACTTCAGCCCAATCGTTACTGGCTCATGGCTCACAGGTAAACCATCCCATGTGTGCTTAATTGTAAATTCCATCTTCATATACTACATTAATGAGAAAGAAAGGTTCTGTCCAAGAAGATCTCAGATTCCATTTCAGCACCAGCTGCACTGTTTGcttagccaggaaaaaaaaaaaacaacacttttgTACAAAGTAAATCATCAAATCATGTTTTTAGACATCAGAAGTACTGAAATAGTTTAGCTGTAGAAAGCAACTAAACAGTTACATGAatgcttttcatatatttttataccCCATGGTTAAAAATCACTAGTTTTACCAAACTTCAGGCATTCCAACTATGTACCTAAACACTTTCCAAAAACCATCAGAAATACTTATCAAGAgaacagacaaacaaaaagtCTACATATCTTCAATGATTTGGTAACACGAAAAAAATAGATTGAGAAAAACCTTTCATGAATCTGAGatgcaagaaaatgaaacaatcaGCTAAAGCTTTCCTTCGCAGTCCCTGCAAACCAGCCAAACTAAAGGATTTCAAAGAAACCTGCAAGCACATCTTGTTAAATACGCTGAATGTTTGCAGAGCAGCAAGAATAGAGAATACCACACTCTATCAGATGTTATTACTTTGAAATAACACTACCAACCTTAAGAATAGCCTTAACCTATTTAATGAGCAAAAGAACCAGTGGATCCCAGTTTCCAACAAGTTTATGGCCCCTTACCCCTCCCCTCCTCAGTATTATGAGTTGCTTCCCATCTCCACAAAAGCAATCCTTGATTTGTTCCCTTACACATCTCCCAACCATACAAGAAGGGAACCGGCAGTATGCAGCCTGACTCAGAACTACCCACATGCTGCTAAATCCTGTGACCAGAGAGGTGCTAGCTCAGTAACTAGGTTGTAACCATGTTCCTTTCAGTGGGGAACACTAAATTGGGTTATTTCACCTCTATCCAGAGACCCATTTTCTTGGGACTCACAGTAAGGCAAGTATAACTTACCACAGTCTGCAGGTGTTGTCAACAGGTGTAGTACATGAGACAGAATGTAATCACATGCATCACACTTCCCTATATGCCACAGCCTTGCTCTTATGACACACTGTGTCTCATACCCTCTGCTACAGTCACACCAGACAGTTTCCCTGCACTGATGTTCACTCTGAGAAGCACCAGACCTCCTCTCTTTGAGTTCAAGTTAGAAAAATAGCTAAAATGTTGTTAGATAAGTAGATATACTCACCATCAAGGAGATGACAATGTCAGCAAACTGTGACAGATTAGAGAAAATCTGAAGCAATAGATTTAGTAATTAGACATGTTAATTTAAGAAGTGCAGTAAAAAAGGAAAGTCAAATATTGGACTACTGCTTTTGACaagattatatttaaataaactgaaaactaaTTTAATTCTTACGTCAGTATTTTAACTGTATGATATGCTAGACAAGCATCAGATGTACTTTATTCAAGAGACCTAGGATAGCCTTAGAAACTATGAGCGGCTCTACCATCATTAATGTTCACTCTAACTCCAGCGACAAGTTTCTGGAAGCAAGATGACACAAGTTGAAAGAAAACAGCgtgcaaaccatgggaaggaaagTCACCCAACAATTCCCTAACAGCATTCTTAAGCCAGCAGAAGTGGGCTCATACTCCAGCATTAGTAGTAACTCAAACAGGCAAAGCTAAATCATCCACAGTTTAAAACAAATAGAGAGAAGTAATTATATTAAGCAAGTAGAGTGACAACTCTCCTGCAGTCATTACAGCGCATATACAGAGCAGCGGAGCGGGGCGCTCAGGCCCCAGCCGGCCCCGCGTCACCCCTCACCACCAAGGGCAGAGGCAGCCACTgctgccgggcgctgcccgcGCCTCTCGTCCCACCTGACCGAGGAGATTTGCGTCTTCCACCCCAAACCCCATCGACGCTGGTAACAAGGGCAAAACCAAGTCATTACACTGGTGTTTTTCTTAATTGTTCCAAGAGGACTGTGGGGAACTTGGAAACCGAGTAAGAAACAGAAGCTTTTACTGTAGTTACAACTTCATTACCAGACAGAGACACGAGCTCCCAGAGGGCTCCAACATGTTCCCGGTTTCGCTTGttcccccccgcccgccccaaCAGCGGTGGCATTTCCTGAAGCGGAGTTTAACGCGCAAACGCCTCCTATGAACCCGTAAATTCCATAGAGAAATTGAACAAGGGGTTTCTCCTTACGCCTCCACATATTCGTCGCGACAAGGAAAAGAAACTCGGCTCCCCAGCAAGCGCAGCGCCTCCCGCCACAGCCCTCAGGCTCCCGCCACAGCCCTCTCAGGCTCCCGCCGCCCCAGCGCGCATGCGCGCGcagggcggccccgccccgggccggcgcTCTGCAGGGACCCCGCGCTGGTGGCTGAGGGCAGAGCtgtgggccgggccgggccgggggcgcggaGCGAAGCGAAGAAACCGCCACTGAGGGGTGCGGGTGCCCTTAGTATCGGCCGCCGCTCCGGGCTGTGCTCCTCGGGCGGCAGTGGGCTGAGGGAAGGGGGTAGGGGTGGAGGGACAGAGGCTGAGGTTACTACCCCCACCCCACCTAGCCGCGGTTTTACTTAATGAAAGAAGTGCCAGGCGGCAGGTGACGGGGGTCTCTCCAAGTCGCTGTTTCCGTCTCTCACGAATAGCTCCTACCTTCCCTATCCGCCCGCCGGAGGTGGCGAACGGCTGAAATAacgggcttttttccccccagtttttgCAGGCTTTCCTGAGGGGGATTTCTCCGCGGCGGTGAAGCTTTCCGCTGGAAAGATGGCCACTGAGCTCGGCACTGAGGGAGAGGCAGGTGAGGTTCTGCGAGCAGCCGGCTTCCCGCCACTGCCCGCCAGCCCGACACCTCCCGGGTTGGCCTACCCGCCGCCTTGGGGCTGCTGGAAGGACGGAGCGGAGGCCGTCCTCTGGGGAGCTGGGGTCAGTTTCTACAGAGGGTAGAAACCTTTTTATTTATGGTTGTAGCAGCGAAGGCTTATCTTCTGTAGCTCTTGTAGTGTTTGCTATAGTGAATGATGGCATCAAAACGATTTTTTTAGTTAGGTGAAGATGAGTAATTAGAAGTTGTTGGTAAGGGTAGTGGCcgaaaacacatgcattttttggTGATAATGCCTCTTCAGTTAAGAAACTACTGTATTTCCTATGCTTGGCTTACGCCTGAAAGGCAAAAAAGCTGTCTTGCCAGTTACTCATACAATTTGCTTTATAGCCTACAATCAGTATTCTTCATTATGTATTATTTGTTAGAATTCTAATGATTCTAATGTAAGCTTAACACGACTGAATCAAGGCACGCTTTACTTACTTACCAGAAAATTCCTGGCAAAACTTGCTTCTGTACAGTTTATACCTTTATAAATAGGGAATGGATTGATGTGCAGTCCCAAGAATGTTACCGTCTCTGTCACTGGTTAGTGTTGCTGGAAAACTTGGTAGCATGCGGGGAAGTAGGACAACATCACAGTGCATAAAGTGCTATGGCTGTGCATCACTCAATAATCAGAATTCCAATTGGTACTATGTATGATAGCTTTAGGTGGCCAGAGGTGAAAGACCAGCTCTTGGTTCCAAGGACCTTATTAGCAAAAAAAGCTTCTGAGCCAGCAGATCATCCTGACTCAGAAGCCTGTATCTTCATTGAGCTTGGTATGCATATTTATTATAGTGTGATGTGAACAAAGGATGGATTTTCAAATATtggtattttgctttttcataGGTATTTAATTTGTCTGGGTGTAGCTTCTTATTTTATAAATCTTTAGGCTCTAAATAGAGCTCAGACTAAACTCCCTGTGAAGTGGTAGGAGTTGCCTTTTCTATCAAGGAATTTAATTCTCTCTTTAAAATCTTCATATATTTTGAAAGGTGCCACATGATAAATTTTAAGTTGGCTTGTATGCTGACTGAGACGTAAGTTGAGGCCCGCTCCAAGTCTGACATATGGattgctgtttttcttgtttcatgAATATGAAATCaaagttttaaaatgctgaatGTGTGTACTATACATAAAAAGAGATTCTATAAGTGTTATTGTATTTAATGTTGTAGCATAAATATCTGTTGTGTTAAATATGTAGCTATAAAAAAGTTTTTCATAATGAGAGGTTAGCCTCAGGAACTGATGAGTTACAGTTTCACCAGCACCCAACCCCACGAATAGTAATTTCTCCATTGTGTTACATAATTTTGTGATAAGCTAATAAATACATGGGACTCTTATCAGCATGCATTTAATGATTTACTGTTGAAGCTGAGTACATCTGTAAGGGGTATTTAAGATTTGTCCCCCTTTGCACCTATGGCCTCTGATGTTTGCAGACTGCTTTGGCTGGTAAGGGCAGCTACTTTCTCCTTCCTGTTTCTTGGCATCCTTTTACTATTACCTCCTTTCTATGTCCTCTGTCTTTCTCCTATATCCTCCTTTAGAACCAGGAAAAGAACCATGGGATGCACATCAAGAAAAATAGGCAAGatgttttaaattgaaatgtaTGCATTACCTTCctgatttccattttcttcctctctatCCATTCCTGTTACAAAGGTGTCACTTGGATTCTTATAAAATGGAGTCTTTCAGTTGAAAGGAACCTACAACAATcttagtccaactgcctgactatttcagggctgaccaaaagttaaagcatgttgttaacagcattgtccaaatgtctcaaatactgacaggcttgaggcatcgatcacctctctaggaagcctgttccagtgtttgaccaccctctcagtcaaaaaatgcttcctaatgtccagtctaaacctccctgtCTCACCTTTGGACCATTCCCACACACCCTATCACTgggtaccagggagaagagctcagcacctccctctccacttctcctcaggaagctgtagagagcaatgaggctGCCCCTtggcctccttttctccaaactagacaagcccaaagccctcagctgctcctcacagaacatcccttccagccccttcaccagctttgttgccctcctctggaggcattcaaggaccttcacattcTTCTTAAACTGTGGGGGCTCAGAACTGCCCCCAGCACTCAAGGTGAagccacaccagtgctgaatacagcaggatGTTCACCTCTTCTGaccggctggttatgctgtgtttttgTTAGATCAAGGATCGCTCCATGAACAAGTGGAAAGATCTGTTACTTCTCCCTTCCAGCCTTCTGCTGGTTCTTTCATTTGTAGTACAAGTAGTCGCTGAAATCCCCATAGCCAGTCAGATGAGTAAGGATGTGTGATGCCTTAGTTGATGTTCCCAGCTCAGCAGTGTGAAATCTCATTATTCATTATGCTTTGCTTCTTACAGACTACATTTCTTCGTTCTTTTGGGGGTTTCTTCTAGGTATACTGGACTGCTCAGATCCATTTATCAGTGAAGCTCTCTTGACCTAAGTTTGTTGAAAGTTTGTTGAAAACTGCAGGATTGAGTTCTGAACAACAGGTTAATTGTCAAACATCCAGCTGATTGAATTCAACACACAGCACTAGACCTGGTGAATCATTAAGATGTGTatgtgtttttgtgggttttctaggcagaaatttcatttttaaaattacacacacacaccccaaaaaaatggaatgtgaaagaaatggaaatcatTATTATTACACAGTCTTAGTAGGCTTTTTTCCAGTcctaatttcattaaaataattgtgCTAAATAGAATAATTTTATGATGTTTTGTGCCTTCAAACCACTAAATGTATTAAACTTAATTCTGACTGCCAGTCAGATTATCTAGATAATGGCCCATGTTGTAGCTATGATTCTCAAACTTTGATATTTTTCAGATCAGAGGCTAAATATGGCACTTGGACAGTATGAAACAGATGAAATTTTGAAAGCTACTGCTGAGCAGGTATGTGAACTCCGGGATGGAAGTAGTAAGAATTTTTGTGATGAGGTTTTGTGACAAACATCTTTGCACACATAGTGCACAACCCACTTCAGTGTGGCCTTGCTTTGACTCCATCACACAACCTTAGAGTTACTTGTTGTTCCAAGCAGCAACAGCAGAATAAAACTGTCGTAACAGTGGATTCTGGTATTTTGGGTGCATTTTCAGCAGTTTGTCACATGCAGACAAACATAGCCCTGTATGAAAGAATACTGGATTCCTATTTTAGTAGACTTTTCCACTTTTATAGACTTCTCTTTTCAAATAGATTGGTCTTGTGTTGAGAGAACTTTTCATGGGGGTACTATAAGCCTGTCTGCAAGCCTGTGCAGAAGCAAGGACATCAGCACTTCCCTGATGCTGAGATGCATGGAAATGAACTTAGCGCTTACACAAACTTCTGAGTGTTCTTTAAAGAGCCAGGTGATTCCTCCTCAGATGCAATTATGCTTTATATCAGagcatcttgaaaaaaaaacctattttttgAAATTGAGCCAGGACTCAAGGATTTTTGAACATAAACCTGGAAGTGATCATGTGGGATATTGCATATGATTACAGTACAGGCGGAACAGCAGCTTTGGGTTgcatataaaaatttaaaactatatGTAGTCATGTGCAAGTACTAATACACAAATTATATCATTACAGAAAAATGCCCCTGGTGGTCATAGCATATCAGGATCCAGGATGATTGACCAAAGGTAACTGATTTCAAATTATAAATAGGAATACTACAAAGTAGTCAAAAGAAATTGTCATACgtttttaaaagtgtaaatatCTAGGTCAGCCTCGTCTTATGTACACATGTTCACAGCTCTGGAAACTTGTGAATGGAGGTCGGAGAAGTGTTGCTGTAGCCGTTGTTTATAGATACTATTCTGCTTATTCAGTACATTAAATGCATGACTTTTCTTCCACCATCTGTAAAATAAAGGATGAGATACGAATGAAGGGATTTTCTAGTCTACACTTTAACATAATAAACAAAAGTGCACATAAGACTGTACTGATCTAGGTAACACAGGTAACTGCTGACTGTTGTGGTCAGGtggatgtatttaaaaatgcttatttgaCAATCTTGAACTAACAGTTGCATATTAGGAAATTGTTTAATAATCATTGTCactttttgttataaaataacCTATCCTTTCTTGTTAGCTTTTAAGGCATTATCAGTCTAGACAAATAACAAAGTTTTCA of the Athene noctua chromosome 4, bAthNoc1.hap1.1, whole genome shotgun sequence genome contains:
- the C4H4orf33 gene encoding UPF0462 protein C4orf33 homolog, which produces MKMEFTIKHTWDGLPVSHEPVTIGLKSDKAGLLMEVNAPFFNDPPAPLGEPGKPFSRLWDYEVVEAFFLSDRTEQYLEVELCPHGQHLLLLLSGKRRVWREELPLEFEVTRMKTKWEGKAHLPWNYFPPCMNKFNAFAIHGSGEERQYEALHPVPRHELQEGQKPDFHRLEFFKDLNLKGLLGEDWQQPESDIWKCLTN